A single window of Martelella sp. NC20 DNA harbors:
- a CDS encoding alpha-D-glucose phosphate-specific phosphoglucomutase has translation MSVTIATTPFTDQKPGTSGLRKKVPVFTQPHYAENFIQAIFDSIGDFKGKTLVIGGDGRYLNREVIQTAIKMAAANGFGKVMVGQGGILSTPAASNMIRKYHAFGGIILSASHNPGGPNEDFGIKYNTANGGPAPEKITDAIYERTKLIDRYRISEADDVALDKIGSYKVDDMEVEVFDPVADYAELMEQLFDFDAIRSHIASGFRISFDAMSAVTGPYAKEILENRLGAPEGSVLNFTPLEDFGGHHPDPNLVHAKALYDAVMGDGGPDFGAASDGDGDRNMVVGHGVFITPSDSLAILAANAHLAPAYKGGLAGIARSMPTSQAADRVAEKLGIGCYETPTGWKFFGNLLDAGKATLCGEESFGTGSNHVREKDGLWAVLLWLNILAVRGESALDVVRKHWAEYGRNYYSRHDYEGIETDAANGLMDALRAGLDTLPGTTFRDLTVAKADDFAYHDPVDGSVSRHQGIRILFENGSRVVFRLSGTGTSGATLRVYLEHYEPDPARHEEETQETLADLIAYAEHVAEIAARTGRTAPTVIT, from the coding sequence ATGAGCGTGACAATTGCGACCACCCCCTTCACCGACCAGAAGCCCGGCACATCGGGCCTGCGCAAGAAGGTGCCGGTCTTCACCCAGCCGCATTACGCGGAGAATTTCATCCAGGCGATCTTCGATTCGATCGGCGACTTCAAGGGCAAGACCCTGGTGATCGGCGGTGATGGCCGCTATCTCAACCGCGAGGTGATCCAGACCGCGATCAAGATGGCGGCCGCCAACGGCTTCGGCAAGGTGATGGTCGGCCAGGGAGGCATTCTGTCGACGCCGGCCGCCTCCAACATGATCCGCAAATATCACGCCTTTGGCGGCATCATCCTCTCGGCCAGCCACAATCCGGGCGGACCGAATGAGGATTTTGGCATCAAATACAACACCGCCAATGGCGGCCCGGCGCCCGAAAAGATCACCGACGCGATCTATGAACGCACCAAGCTGATCGACCGCTACCGGATATCGGAGGCCGATGACGTCGCGCTCGACAAGATCGGCTCGTACAAGGTGGACGACATGGAGGTCGAGGTCTTCGACCCGGTCGCCGATTACGCCGAACTGATGGAGCAGTTGTTCGATTTCGATGCGATCCGCTCGCACATCGCCTCCGGTTTCCGGATTTCCTTCGACGCGATGAGCGCGGTCACCGGCCCCTATGCCAAGGAAATCCTCGAAAACCGCCTCGGCGCGCCGGAAGGATCGGTGCTGAACTTCACCCCGCTGGAAGATTTCGGCGGACACCATCCCGACCCCAACCTGGTCCATGCGAAGGCGCTTTATGACGCGGTCATGGGCGATGGCGGACCGGATTTCGGCGCTGCCTCGGATGGCGACGGCGACCGCAACATGGTGGTCGGCCACGGCGTGTTCATCACCCCCTCCGACAGTCTGGCCATTCTTGCGGCCAATGCGCATCTGGCGCCGGCCTACAAGGGCGGTCTTGCCGGCATCGCCCGCTCTATGCCGACCAGTCAGGCGGCGGACCGCGTGGCGGAAAAGCTCGGCATCGGCTGCTACGAGACCCCGACCGGCTGGAAATTCTTCGGCAACCTGCTCGACGCCGGCAAGGCGACGCTTTGCGGCGAGGAAAGTTTTGGTACGGGCTCCAACCATGTGCGGGAAAAGGACGGCCTCTGGGCCGTGCTGCTGTGGCTCAATATTCTGGCGGTGCGCGGCGAAAGCGCCCTCGACGTCGTCAGGAAGCACTGGGCCGAATATGGCCGCAACTATTATTCCCGCCACGATTATGAAGGCATCGAGACCGACGCCGCGAACGGGCTGATGGACGCGCTCAGGGCCGGGCTCGATACGCTCCCCGGCACGACCTTCCGCGACCTCACTGTGGCGAAGGCCGACGACTTTGCCTATCACGATCCGGTTGACGGATCGGTCAGCAGGCATCAGGGCATCCGCATCCTGTTTGAAAACGGCTCGCGCGTGGTCTTCCGCCTGTCCGGCACCGGCACATCGGGCGCCACGCTTCGGGTTTATCTCGAACATTACGAGCCCGACCCGGCCCGGCATGAAGAGGAAACCCAGGAAACGCTCGCCGATCTGATCGCCTATGCCGAGCATGTGGCCGAAATCGCCGCGCGCACGGGCCGCACCGCCCCGACCGTGATCACCTGA